Proteins encoded in a region of the Rutidosis leptorrhynchoides isolate AG116_Rl617_1_P2 chromosome 9, CSIRO_AGI_Rlap_v1, whole genome shotgun sequence genome:
- the LOC139869049 gene encoding uncharacterized protein translates to MVLKDKFNRLYRLHTNKFSKILDRARWEGGNFHATWCWSRDISGRLAGDLTTLTNLLSSFVPCSSGREEWSWSWSKDGSFSVHKLTDILVRSSPDIAPVSIMSLRNKLVPLKVELFIRRTRHKRLPTRVELDKRGMDLGTVRCPVCDNGLESVEHSIILCTFASDIWNRVYDWWKLGPLTNLGINESFLGNGYNFTSDLGKQLWQATEWVTGYMIWKSRNAFTFTKIKPT, encoded by the coding sequence ATGGTTCTTAAAGACAAATTTAATAGGCTTTATAGACTCCACACAAATAAATTTTCCAAAATTCTTGACCGGGCGCGATGGGAGGGCGGGAACTTTCATGCCACGTGGTGTTGGTCCCGCGACATCTCGGGGAGATTGGCCGGGGACCTCACCACTCTTACTAATCTTTTATCTAGTTTTGTCCCGTGCAGCTCAGGTAGAGAAGAATGGTCATGGTCTTGGAGTAAGGATGGCTCGTTTTCGGTTCACAAGCTTACGGATATTCTGGTCCGGAGCAGCCCTGACATCGCACCCGTGAGCATAATGTCGCTCCGCAACAAACTGGTCCCCCTCAAAGTTGAGTTGTTTATTAGGCGTACTCGACACAAAAGGTTACCTACAAGAGTTGAACTTGACAAGAGAGGTATGGACCTGGGTACGGTACGTTGTCCGGTTTGTGACAATGGTTTGGAATCAGTAGAGCACTCCATCATCTTATGCACGTTCGCTTCTGACATTTGGAATCGAGTCTATGATTGGTGGAAGCTCGGCCCTCTTACAAACTTGGGTATAAATGAATCTTTTCTTGGGAATGGATATAATTTCACCTCTGACTTGGGAAAACAGTTATGGCAAGCTACGGAATGGGTTACGGGATACATGATTTGGAAAAGTAGGAACGCTTTCACTTTCACTAAGATAAAACCGACATGA